In Leptospira perdikensis, the genomic window CAAATAACTGATTCTTTCTTCTGAAAGTTTTCGTTCTGTGATATCAACGCCGAAACTAATAAACCTTTTTTGATTAGTCTCTGTATCATCAATAGGAATGTATTTTCTTAAAAGATAGGTTATTTTATCGTTATTGTCTTGGATCAGTTCTTCAAACTCAACAATTTCGTTTTCTTTGGCGGCAACATCTAAGTATTTTTTGCGTTTTTCATAGAATTCAGCAGAGAGTTCCAATTTTTCTGCAAGTTCTGCATCCGTCTTTTTAAATAACCATTTCCTAATTTCTTTATTCGATAGAAACACAGGATTTGTATATTCATACTGATAGTTTGAGTTCAACACAGCAATATCAGAGTCTAGGTTATCTAAAATAAATTCATAAAAAGCTTTTTGATTTTTTACTTGTTCTTGAGATCTCTTTCTTTCAGCAATATCTCGAAAGGTTGCCCAAATTGCCATTTTACCGTTCACAGGAAATAATCGAAATGAAGACTCAGTGGGAATCAAATTTCCTGATTTAGTTTTTAAGGCAGTACTCTCAATTAAATTTCCTTCAAACTCTACGTCTTCATCCACTTCCACTGGAGGTAAAAATATCGAAAATTCTTTACCTACAATTTCTTCTAGAGGATATTCTAATACAACTACTGCTTGTTTGTTGGCATTGATGATCTGGTTAGTACCTGGATCAATCTGCATTAAAATATCTAATGACTCTTCAAAAACATTTTGAAGTACAACTACCTTTTCTCTGATTTTGTCATAAGCAATGGAACGATTCATATCCTCTATCAATCGTTCTGCAAAGTTTAATATTAAATCTAAGTTACCAACCGAATAAGTTGATTCGGTAAGATGTAAATAGGTTGGGTGTGCTGCTCGTGCTAATTCGAGTGGACTTAGTGGTTCTACTGAAAGTAATATATAAGGTGATTCGGGGAATTGTTCAAAAATGAATTTTTGTTTTTCTAAAACTTTGGAATCATTCCAAAATAAGAAAACGGCAGACTCTTGGATTGTGCCTACTTTGATATCAAGAACAGATTGAAAACTATGAACATTGCATGTTTCAATAGCAGTTATGTCCCGTAGTATTCGATTATAAAAAGTATGGTCTGACTCTTCAATGTAGATCGTAATTTGTTTGAGAGACATGACCTAGGCATAGTAGACGAAAAATCATTTTCCTTACAATTGATTTTTTTAAGACTAGATTTGTAGCGAACTTTCCTATCTTAGCGATTGGAAAGAAATTTAAATGACCAAAGTTGTACCAGTACTAAGACTTCTGTCATGATTTTGTCAGTATCGGAAAAAATTCTGGTCTTGGGTAAAATGAATTTGATTCTCATTACTAGTACTCAAGTTTGGATAAAAAAGACCGAGGTTCTATGAAATCCCTTCAAAATAAGACAAAATTAGTAATCCTTTTGAGTTTGATAGCCGGACTCTCCTTTCAGTGTGAAAAAAAAGAAGAGGAAGACAACACTGCTCTCCTCGCTCTTGCAGCTTTAACAACTTCTTCAGGTGATTGCACGGTTACAGCACCTCCGAGAGCAAGTATCAACACTTGGCAAAGTATTGTGACTGCCAACGGAACGGCTACTATTAGCAAAATCGGTTCAGTACCAGTTGTAGGTCATCAAACAGCTGCCCTCAAACTTACTGCGAAAAACGGAACCACTGTTGCTCTTAGCGGAAACTCTTTTGTAATTGTATATCAATCTTCAACATGCCCACTGACAACTTCAACTAGAACAGGTTTTACACCGACTAGTTTAACAGATTCTAATAGTGAGTTTACGAATTCATATACAGTTTCTGGATCAGGAACGATCACTTTTACAGCTGCTGCTGATTATCATATTTTCTTTTACGCGATTCCATCTCGTGGACAAGCTGCTAGCGTAACTTATACAGTTGCAGGCTTATAAAGAAAATTGAAGTATTTTATCATTGGGATCCTTTTCCTATTGAGTTTTTGCGCAAGGCAGGAGTCTGCCTTGTCAGACCAAGACTTGTTTGTAAAACAATTGATCACCAACCTGGTCAATGCAGGGAATCCCAATGCTTTAGATAAAATTGTTTTTTCAAGAGCCAACGGTGACGGAAGTTACACAACTAGGTTTAATGCGACCAATTTAGATTTTTATATTTATTTTCAATTTGAAGGGAACAAACAAATCCCTTTTTCAGAAAAAGATTCCCTTACCTGGGACTTTGCATTCAACAGATACAAAGCTGCGACAAACTCCGGAGAAACCAATCGGTTTGGACTCGGAGGAGCTTGTAAAAGTAATACTACTGATTTTGCAGTGGCAAGTTCTACTTCTGCGGCAAGCCAAGGCTGTAGTACATTTACAGTTGATGCAGCTACCACTACACAAGGAATAGGTGGAGCTGGTGCGGTTTATGTAGGAAATGCAATTGTAACGGAGTGGTATTATTATACCATTGGATTCTTAACTCCTAAACCTGATATTTTTCTCATTCGTTCAGGAACAGGTTTAAATACTTACGCCATTCATATCGAAAATTACTATAGTGATGCGGGAACTTCCGGTTATCCGACCATCCGATGGAAAAAACTTCCCTAATGCATTGTTTGATTCAGTTTCTTTTACCTATCATTTGTCTTTTTGTACTTTTTGTCGGAGAAATCCATTCCCAAACACGTCCTCGCGAAACGGGAAAAAAAACGAAAACGACAGACCAACAAACACAAAACACTACAACTCCGCCAACAACAACGGATACAAATACTACAGGTGAGAATACAAATCCTCAAACTACAGGAACCACCACTCCTGTTTCTGAAGAGGGAAATAAAGAAGAAACTCCCACCGAAGAAGTGGACCGATTCAAAGATTTAGATAATAAAAATGGGATCGTGGTTACTGGCTCTCGTGGGGAGAGACGTCTCAAAGATTCAGCAGTGGCAACGGAAGTAATTTCTAGAAAACGAATTGAACAAACGGGTGCACGTAACTTAGGTGAGGTGTTAGATACCCAAACCGGAATCAACGTCACTCCTTTTTTTGGAGGTTCCCAAGTGCAGATGCTTGGACTCGATTCCAAATATGTACTATTTCTTGTGGATGGACAACGTATTGCAGGAAGATTGAACAATACCATTGACCTCACTCGATTTAAGGTACAGAACATTGAACGAGTAGAAATTGTAAAAGGTAGTTCATCATCTTTATACGGTGCTGATGCCATCGGTGGTGTGATCAATATCATCACCAAACAAGCCGAAAAACCAGAACACTATCAATTCCGAACTACCTATGGAAACGGAAGACAAACCAACTTTGGAACCCAAGGCGAAAAAAACATGATCGCTGATGTGGGTTTCAAAAATGATTTTGTAGCAACTAATTTTTTTGGTGGGTTCAATCAATCCGCTGCTTATGACTTAGATCCCAAAACTCCGGCCACAACGGGAAACGCATTCCAAGATAACAACGTCGGTGGAAACATGACTTTCAACCCTGATGGTCAATTTAAAGTAAAAACAGGAATTAATTATTTAAACCGAAACCAAGCTGGAGTTGATTCTAGATCCAATGGTGGTGTATTTGATAGAACCAATCTAACTAACGATTTCCTTGGGTTAGGTGCTTTAGAATATACATACGGAAAACGAAACATGGTTTCTTTACGAGGGAATTTTTCTCGTTGGGAAAACCATTATAAATTAGACCAAAGAAATTCCAATGAACTGGATGTAAAAGAACTCACCAACGAATTTTCATCGCAAGGTGTCGCTCAGATTGATCATGAAATCAATAAAGACCATATGGTCACTGCTGGTGTTGAATCCTATTCAGAAGAATTACAATCGGATCGTTTACAAAGAAGGAATGCTTATCGAACAAGAAGAGCCGCCTTCATTCAAGACGAGTGGATCATTTGGCGCCAAGGATTTGTTTGGCGGTTAGTTCCAGGAGTTCGCCATGACGTCGACTCCCAATTTGGTGGACAAACTACCCCTAAAATTGCCACCAAAGTAGATATCACGAGCAACCTGGTCTTTCGCGCAAGTTACGGAAAAGGTTTTCGACCTCCTTCTTTTCGCGAGTTGTATTTACGTTTTGAAAACCCTGGAGTGGGATATGTTGTGGATGGAAATGACAAACTAAGGCCAGAAAAATCAACAACGGTCAATGCAGACATCGAGTACACTCCCTTTAAGTTTTGGACCCTATCTTTAAGTATCTTTCGCAATGACATTACTGACCTCATTCAATATAGTTTTGGAACAAGAACCAGCGAATTTGCTAATTTTCAATTGAAGAACATACAACGTGCTTATACGAGGGGTGTGGAAGCTGGATCCCGAGTTCGGTTTCTCAAGTATTTTGCTTTGGAATTGGGTTATAACCAAACCGACACTAGAGACCTAACAACCGATAGACCCTTAGAAGGGCGTGCCCTGCACCAAGGAACAATGAACTTTTTTGTGAACGCACCTGGCGGTTGGGAATTTGCCCTCCGAGCGAAACGTTTAGACAAACGGCCGTTTTATAGTACAACCAATGAATTCACTGCCGGATCGAGTACAGCTCTAATTGACCAACAAACGAAAAGCGTTGAAGAAAATAACAAAGTTGTGTATGGAAAACCATTCACACTCCTAAACGTGAGAATGGAGAAAAAATTCTTCGATGGAAGAATGTCTCTATTTTTAGGAGTGGACAACGTTCTAGACCAATACGAGCTTACATACAATCCTATTCGTCCCAGGTTTTACTATGGTGGACTCCAAGCCACTTTTTGAACTCAATTCGTATAAAACATTTTTTATTGTAACTGTTCTTTATTGTTTATCAGGAGTGGCATTACACTCCGATGAATCAAAGTTAAATGTTAAACAATCAAAAGTTTTAAAAGAATCGTTTTCCTATTTGGAAACTTTGGAACCAAAACGAATCAAAATCGATAAATCTACTTACAACCGACTGACTCAGTTTGAATCGATTTTTAAATTTGCTTTCTCAGGCAAAAAACTTTCCCGTTGGATCCAGTCTCGAATCAAAAAATATTCTTACGGGTCAACCGGCGATTACATTGCAATGTACCATGATGGAGATGTATTACTCGGACGGGCATTTTTTAGTTTAAATCGCCTAGACCGTGTCCTTGTTTTGTTACATGAAGCACGTCATGCAGATGGCAAAAATTATGGTCACGTGGTTTGTCCGGAAAATTTTCAATTTCTCAACCCACGCGATTGGAAAATTCATCCTGCTGGGAAAAAAGGATGTGATTCCGTACCAGATGGTGGTTATGGAATCACTGCTGCTTTTTTATTTGAGTTAGGTGCTTTTGGGTATTTGAACCAAACAGAAGCGGCACATCGGTATAACTCAGAAATCTCTCGAGTAATCCACGATTAATACAAACAAGCTTGTTTCAATTCAGAGTCTTCGGCAATTTTGGATTTTAATCTGGAAAGAATGACTTTTGATCTGGAAACGGAATCGCCTTCCTTGGATTTATCAAAGATAAAAGAATGTTTTTCCTTCATCAGTTTTCCCAATTGTGATCCATGAGTTGGACAACCAAGTAAAGAAGCGATGGTTCGTATTCTTTCTCCAGTTCCTCGCGTTGTTTCTAATTCCAAAGGTTCTTCATTATAAATTACAAATACCTCTTGTGCCTTATCAGCTCGAACAATCCCATCTGTCGTACAATTGGAAGTTCCTGAAGTGATTCCAAAAGTCTGCGATGACAAACTACCATTGGTTGTCGCTGCAAGGACCTGCCCGATATCATTTTTCCAAACAGAAACCATGGAACCTAGCCCACAACCCGCCATTCCATACGGTTCCGCAGAAACTGAGAAAGAAGTCATAAGACATACTAAACTAACAATTATTAGCTGAATTTTAAAAAAGAGTCGGAAACTATGATTCAACATAGAACCTCCCGGATTTAGATGGAAAATAAAGAATCAGAACTGCGATCGATTTTTGGAAGTTGGTGGCCGTGTGCTAAAATTTCACCTGACATCGAAAGAACAGCCCAGGTTTTTTCATCTTTTGCCTTGGTTTGCAGAGATTGGAGCATCGTGTTTGTAAATGATTCCAACTTTTGATGAAGTACGGTATTTGGAAATGGCAACGGTTTCTTTTCTTGTGCTTCAATAGATCTCATGCAATTTGTTTTCCCCGTTGTCTTTAGGATCGGCGAGGGGGCCGGAATGACTAAAGTTTAAAAAGTCCAAAAAATGAGTCAAGAAGAGACATAATTCCGAGGAGGAAAAATGAAAACTCTAACTTCTCCTTTTCCCGAACCATCCGAGTGTCAAACTTGACCAAAAACCACCCGTTACGAGGACGACTTTGCTTACCCCTCAGATCAATCTGTTTAAAAAATCCAATCCCATCTTAGCGCAAGTTCTGGCAAACACCCGTTTGACTCCTGAACCAGGCAAAGGCAAACGCCCAGCGACTGAAGGAGATTCGGCAGTGCATCGAATCACCATCGCCGTCGACCATAATACTTATCCTTACATGATCGGCCAAAGTGCGGGAATCATCCCTCCTGGTGTGGATCCAGAAAAACAAACAAAAGGATCGGCCGACCCTTCGTATACCATTCGTTTGTATTCGATCGCCTCACCTTCGTTCAGTTTTGGTCAAACCAAGGACAATATCGAATTTGTAGTGAAAAGAGACAATGTATACGATGAAAATGGAAACCTTGTTCATAAGGGAGTTTGTTCCAATTATCTTTGTGATTTGAAACCTGGTGATACTGTTACCATGACAGGACCCGCTGGTAAAAAATTCCTTTTACCTCAAGTGGATTATACTGGTGATATTTTCTTTTTTGCAACAGGTACAGGAATCAGTCCTTTTTTTGGGATGGTGGAAGAACTCCTTGTCCAAAAACTCATCTCTTTTCAAGGAAATGTTTGGTTGGTGTATGGAGCGCCCTATTCCGACGAAATCGTACTTCGTGATTATTTTGAAGATATTTCCAAAAATCACTCTAACTTTCATTTTATAACGGCGATTAGCCGAGAAGAAAAAAATTCCTTTGATGGTGGAAAGATGTACATCACACATCGGGCAAAAGAAAATGCAGAAGCGATTAAAAATGCTGTCAATGGAAACGGTAAGTTTTATATTTGTGGCGGCCCCAAGGGAATGGAGAAAGGAGTGATACAAGAAATCATGTCTGCTTGCGCAACTGATCTTTCGTATGATGAATTTAAAAAACACCTAGAGGAAAAAGAACAACTTTTTGTAGAGACTTACTAATATGGCAAAAACAGGAATCATTCGAGACATTGACAAAGGTCGCGGAGAAGTCATCCGCGTGGAAATCTCCGAATACAAAGGACAAACTTTTTTTAATATTCGAGTTTGGTATACCGATCCCAACGGAGAATTAAAACCCACTCAAAAAGGTGTCGCTATTTCACCAACTCTTGTCGGTGAATTGAAAGAGGCAATTGAAGAAGCTGAACGATGGTTGGCTTAAACTTTAGTTCTTATCTCCTTCGTTAGCGTAAATAATCCTTTGTAATATTTCTTTAGCAGAAGAAACAGTTTCTGCTACACGAATGTGGTTGTACAACCGAGTGATTTCAAAAATTTTTTTTACGGAATCATGAATGTTGGCAACCACAAGTTCTCCTCCGCGACGCCGTAACCAACCCACAATTTGAATCACCATCCCAATTGCTGAAGAATCAATATGTGAAGTATTGGCAAAATCAAAAATCATATATCTGTATCCTTCGGACATCTTTTGTTCAATGAGAAGTTTGATTTCCGGACATTTATATAAGTCAATATCACCTATAGTGCGATATTCAAAAATTTCATCATGAAGAACCATATCTTTTAAATCTAATTTTTCAGGCCCTTTTAACATCATTTGCGAATTCACAAATAGGTGTTTTTTTAGATCATCCGATTTAGTTGTAATTTTTGTTTCTAATACCTGTAAACGATTGAGTACAGAACCGAGTGCGTTTGGAGCAAAATGTAGATTGTTTTTTATATCTTGAATGAGTCCAAATAGTATTGCTTTGGCATCTTCTACATGTTCACGTCGAATCAAATCAGTAATTTCTTTAATCCCCAAAGTTGCATTAGCTACCAAAATTTCCACAAGCACATCGGGATCTTGTTTTCCACGATTTTTGCCTTTAGGAAATTGAAAGGAATCTTTCACCGATTCCAAAACATTCTGTTGTAATAAATTGTAATACGAAACATTTACTTCACAAAAAGGAGATTCAATTAGGTTCACCCGATCATCAATTTCGAGACGTAAAACCAAATTGCGAATATCGTCTGCCCTGAGATCACCTAACTGAAGATTAATTTTTTGCCTAGATATCGTCTTAGAATCACCTAAAAACTCATCAAATTCTTCTAGAATTTGGTGGGAGGTTTCTGACAAAACTTGTTTCAACCTAACACCGGGAGCTAATTGTAATTCCACATCAATGGCTTGCGCATATAAAGCTCCAATATCTCCAAATTCTTCGAAGAAAATATCAGACGCCTTTTCTGGGTTATCTATATAATGAAAATTACCACCACCAGCCTTAGCAATATCCACCAACATCTCTTCATTAAAATCTTTTCCTACCCCAATGGTAGTTGTAGAGATTCCCATTGCAAAATGGTCTTCGGCAATTTTTACAAGTGCTTCTTTTTCCTTAATGCCTGAGGTAGGATTTCCATCTGTGAGTAACAATACTCTTTTGTAAGCATTCGCAATTTTGGATTGCGACAAACTCTTTAAGGCAGACAACCATCCACCACTTAAATTAGTAGATGTAGCAACTTGGATGTTTCTAATTTTGTCAGTGACAGAAACTTTTTCTGTTAGGTGGGTAACTGGTTGAATGATTTGCACATCAGCAGAATAAGCAATGATGGTGACTGCATCATGTCTTGTCAGCCAGTTAACCAGTGCACAAGAAGCATCAATCACAGATTCCATTTTTTCGCCCTTCATAGACCAACTTTTATCCACGGCAAGACCGATGACCAAAGGTTTCCTTTCATCAATTTTGGGATTGGCAGGGGTTCGGAATCGAAGTAAAAGATGGTTTTCCTGAACCTCTTTTTCTTTGATCAGCGGATATTCCAATTTGGCATCTATGAACATGACCCTAAAAGCAAATTCTGAATTAATGTTTCCGCAAGAACAATTTAAAGTATTCTGACATAGAGAGAATCACACAATGTTTGGAAAAATTCACGAAGTCTATTCATCCATTTCTGGCGAAGGAATTTCGCAAGGAATACCAACTGTCTTCATACGATTTGCTGGATGTTCCTTACGTTGTGGCAAAACGGAAACAAGAGCCTTATGGTGTGACACAGCATATGCCTTAGGTCCCAATCAGGGCGAAGAAAAAACTCTCGATACCATATGGACTGAATTAGAAACGCTAGATTCACACCACGGATACCAAGTATTACTCACTGGTGGCGAACCCTTAGAAGGGAAAAATCGTGATCTATCCACATCCCTTGCCAATCGCATCTACAACCACAGAATCAGTCATAATTTGCCCTACCCAGCTTCCCGCGTGGAAACCAATGGAAGCGAACGAATCACCGAAGATTCTTTTTTTATTTTCACTATGGACTACAAACTACCTGGCTCCGGGATGGAAGAGCGTATGGATCAGGAAAATTTCCGGATTCTAGAAAAGAGACATAATTCACTTGACGAAATCAAGTTCGTTGTGCGAGATAGAATCGACTTTGATAGAAGTATTGAAGTCATTCGCGAACAAAAAATACAGACAAATATATTGTATTCGCCAGTCCACGGTGAAGTGGATGCCAAAGAACTAGTTGAATGGATCAAAGTAGACAATCCACCTAAGTGTCGTTTGTCGCTTCAAATTCACAAAGTGCTTTGGGGAAATCAGAAAGGAGTTTGATGGACATCCCTACTCAATTAAGTTTAGATTTTGAAACAACGGTTGAACCAAAACAAACAAATGAGTATGGGTTTCTCGTCGATGAACCAGAGTTAGGTCTAGCTAAAGTCACGAAAGAGACTGCTACCTCAGTCGAATTATTCTTTGAATCCAAAGAAATTTTTCGAACGGTTAATAAATCAAACAAACAATTACAATTTTTAAATCAATATCCAGAGTCTCTGCGTATTTGGGAAGAATTTCCCAAAGCAATGGACTTATCCCTTGCAGCAAGTCAACTCAAACTGACTTATAATTTTAATAAACTATCCTCTCTTTCAAATTCTAGAACTCGTCTCCTTCCTCACCAAATTGAATCCACTTTCATTGTAGCTAATAGTTTAAAACCAAGGTTTATCTTAGCAGATGAAGTGGGGCTTGGAAAAACCATTGAAGCTGGCCTAGCTGTAAAGGAACTTATGTTTCGCCGCGGTCTCAAACGAGTGCTTGTGGTTGCTCCTTCTCCTCTTCTTGTTCAATGGCAACAAGAGATGAAAAACAAATTCAATGAGGAATTTGCCATCGTTCGCAGAAGGAACTTTGTTACGAACGGCCCGGATCATTGGCGAAATTTTAACAAAATCATTACCTCCATCGATTTTATCAAAAACCCAAGGTATGCCGAAGAAATCCTCGGAACTAAATGGGATATCGTTGTTTTTGATGAAGCACATAGACTCAGACGCGATTATTCTAAAATCACTCGTGGGTATCTATTTGCAGAGAAAATTGCACGTAAAACGGAATGCCTCCTCCTTCTCACTGCCACACCTTTTCGTGGAAAATTAGAAGAGTTGTTTTATCTCTTACACTTAGTAGATCCAAATATTCTTGGTCCCTATCACACTTTTGTAAATGATTATGTCGTTGGCCAAAAAGGTGACTTAAAGGAAAAAATCTCCAAAGTATTACTTCGCCGTCGAAAGGTAGAAGTGGGTGGATTTACCAAACGATTTGCCAAAACAGTTCGAATTGATTTATCTCCCATCGAACGTGCGTTTTATGACGAAACTACTGACTATGTAAAAAGAGAATACAATATGGCAATGGGAACCAAAAACCGTGCCATTGGATTTGTGATGGTTGTATTCCAGAAATTACTAGATTCCTCTGTCATCGCACTCCTTTCAGCTCTACAAAAACGTAAGTTTATGTTGGAATCCAAATTCCATTACATGAAAGAACATGAAACGACTCTAGATGATTGGGATTTAGATGAAACGGAAGGTGTCGAAGAATTCATTACCGAATTGGAAGACGAAGAAATGTCTAGTTTCCAAAGGATCAAACGAGAGCTCTTTACTTTAAATCGACTCATTCATTTGGGAAAACAAATCAAAGAAGATAAAAAAACTCAAAAATTAAAAGAAACACTCTACCGCCTTAAAAAAGAAGGCCATAAAAAATTCATTATCTTCACGCAGTTTAGAACCACACAAGACCACTTACAATCTGTATTAGAACCTGACTTCAAAGTTTCCCCTTTCCATGGTTCCTTAAGTATGGATGAAAAGGAAGTCGCCATTCAAAAATTTAAGGAAGACTACGAGATTTTAATTTGTACAGAAGCGGGAGGGGAAGGTCGTAACTTACAATTTGCTAATATACTTTTTAATTATGACTTACCTTGGAGTCCACTTAAGATCGAACAACGAATTGGAAGGATCCATCGTTTTGGTCAAAAAGACAATGTCTATATATTTAACTTTGCTTCCAAAGATACTGTTGCTGAAAGGATTTTAGAAGTACTCACAAATAAAATCCGTTTGTTTGAAGAATCCATTGGTGCTTCCGATGACTTACTCGGTACCATCGAAGAGGAACTAGATTTCAACTCTAGCCTTATGAAGTTCGTAACAGGAACGAAAACCAAAGAAGAATTAGAAACAGAATTTGATCTCCGCATCCAAGTAGCTCAGAAAGGATTTGAAAAACTCAACGCTCTCGTCACACCAAAAGTTTTAGACTTTAATTTAAAAGATTATTACGACCATACACTCGAAGAAAGAGAATGGAACAATAGCCATTTAGAAGAAGTAGTTGCACAAGGTTCTAAGTTTTTTCAAAACTTATTACCGGGTACCCTCACTCTCATAAACAAAGGATCTTACGAATACAAAAATGCAGAAGGGAAAGTTAAAAAAGCAACTTTCGATTCTGACCTTGCTTTAACCAATGACTCACTCGAATTTATGGCCTTTGGACATCCTTTTGTAGAGAAGGTAACAGAGTTACTCACTCAAAGTGATGTGGGCCGCAAAAAGAAATATCTAATCTCTAATCATTTAAGTCAAAAAATACTTTTTGTTTTCCAAGTAGAATTTGATTTTTCTCTCAAACGAAAAGACCTCTTCTTCATGGAATTTGATTTGAAGAAAAAGAAAACTTTAGTTTTTACCGAAAAACCTGCCGAATGGACAGAAGCAAAAACTTATGTTCCTGAAAAAGAAATTCCTTTATCGAAACTAGAAGAAGCATTTATTCATTGTTATCCGATTGTTGAAAAAGAAGCAGAAACCAAAAAAGAAATTTTAAGAAAAGAAACTTTGTCAATCTTTCAAAAAGAAGAATATAAAGTAGAACTTTCTCACCAAAAAACCATCCGCCAACTCGAAGAAAAGCTAATGCGCCAAGAAGCCGCTTATAAATGGGACAATCGTCCTGAAAAAAAAGCAGTGCTTCACAAAACCATGAAAGAAATCCAACGAGCCAAAGACGAATACACTGTAGAGATACGTAAAATCAAAAACGGTGCTACCAT contains:
- a CDS encoding DEAD/DEAH box helicase, which translates into the protein MDIPTQLSLDFETTVEPKQTNEYGFLVDEPELGLAKVTKETATSVELFFESKEIFRTVNKSNKQLQFLNQYPESLRIWEEFPKAMDLSLAASQLKLTYNFNKLSSLSNSRTRLLPHQIESTFIVANSLKPRFILADEVGLGKTIEAGLAVKELMFRRGLKRVLVVAPSPLLVQWQQEMKNKFNEEFAIVRRRNFVTNGPDHWRNFNKIITSIDFIKNPRYAEEILGTKWDIVVFDEAHRLRRDYSKITRGYLFAEKIARKTECLLLLTATPFRGKLEELFYLLHLVDPNILGPYHTFVNDYVVGQKGDLKEKISKVLLRRRKVEVGGFTKRFAKTVRIDLSPIERAFYDETTDYVKREYNMAMGTKNRAIGFVMVVFQKLLDSSVIALLSALQKRKFMLESKFHYMKEHETTLDDWDLDETEGVEEFITELEDEEMSSFQRIKRELFTLNRLIHLGKQIKEDKKTQKLKETLYRLKKEGHKKFIIFTQFRTTQDHLQSVLEPDFKVSPFHGSLSMDEKEVAIQKFKEDYEILICTEAGGEGRNLQFANILFNYDLPWSPLKIEQRIGRIHRFGQKDNVYIFNFASKDTVAERILEVLTNKIRLFEESIGASDDLLGTIEEELDFNSSLMKFVTGTKTKEELETEFDLRIQVAQKGFEKLNALVTPKVLDFNLKDYYDHTLEEREWNNSHLEEVVAQGSKFFQNLLPGTLTLINKGSYEYKNAEGKVKKATFDSDLALTNDSLEFMAFGHPFVEKVTELLTQSDVGRKKKYLISNHLSQKILFVFQVEFDFSLKRKDLFFMEFDLKKKKTLVFTEKPAEWTEAKTYVPEKEIPLSKLEEAFIHCYPIVEKEAETKKEILRKETLSIFQKEEYKVELSHQKTIRQLEEKLMRQEAAYKWDNRPEKKAVLHKTMKEIQRAKDEYTVEIRKIKNGATIFHKIRLFQTYISI